Within Haematobia irritans isolate KBUSLIRL chromosome 2, ASM5000362v1, whole genome shotgun sequence, the genomic segment AGTCGTATAGATTCATATAAACTTGATTGTCTCAATTGAAAAGTTATTTGAGTTCTGTGTTTAATatcatttaactttttatagaattaattaaaaagttaattgaaattgccgaagaatttaaataattgtgttttttttcaagtatactttatttctaattaatactCTCattgatattcaccattttcgtaattgaagcaatttcaattacagaattaactggatcaattaatttcgtgtttgaCTCAGACATATTTTGTTCTGTGTTTCATTTGAATGTTTTTAAAGTTGATTAAATGTGTAATTGTACCaatcaaaatgtttaattaaatttgcctTCTgcttccattaattttttttgcagtgtacaTACATGAATTGAGATATATATGACAAGGTAAAACGAATTCCCTTGAATTTCAAAGAATTTGCAAATAAgcgcgaacatttttccaacattATTGAGAACTGTCGTCAGAAGGGACCTTTTTGCCAttcctttaatttctatagaaaaacacacTTGTGTGTTTTCCTTTCCACCCACTGAGAATGTATGTGAAAAATGTTTAGCAATTACTGCGTAGCAACATGTTGTTCTACACCCATGTTGCGCATGTAACTGCATAgcgcagcaacagcaacaacaatcaaCTGCCGAACTAACCTCAGTGAATGTTGCTATGAACGAATGTATCAACGAACGAATGTTTTGGCCTTTGTTTGGATGAAAAGTTTGATTCCATCGGCATGTTGTTAGTTTTCAACGTGAATTACAACTGTTCATACGTGTTTACGGTGTATTTGCAATCGCTCTCCCAAAGAAAATAACAACAGCACCTCATCATTATTGTAGCCATTCTCAACGCACTGTCAATAACTCAACATAGAGTTTTTTCGGTTTTGTGGTGTGTGAGGCAACGGAAGCATCAAAATAACAACGGTTTGTTTTGATTCTCAATAAAAATTACGCTTTGATGTATGGGAATGcaataacagcaacaacaataaagTGGTGTAATAGTGATATTTTATTTGGTTGTATCGCTTAAGCGACCGTGTGACCACCATTCGTTTATCTGTGTCTCTCTCTCCAATCTGTTCATTGGTCCATGTGAAAGAAGAAAGAAGGAATTCGAAATTCCAATCGAAAATAAttcgttttaattaaaatttatgcaCTAGGATTTGTAAAAGTTTGTGAATGTGCAGAGTCCTATCGTGGTGGCCTTTACAAAGTGAAGTTGTTGTTTGAATGAACTTGAAGTTTTATTTTCAAGAACACCGGGCAACGACAGCATTATCAAGAAGAAAAGTAAACAAATCACACTAAGAATTGTATGCAAATAATGAGAGCTTAAGTGTAGTTGAGATTTGATTTCCTGAGTACttggtgcgtgtgtgtgtgtgagacggTGTGTGCTTAAATAATTCACTTAGAAATTCATGTTCTAGAGGCAAGTCTAACGGTTGAGTGGCTTCCCCAAAATTTATAATCGTTCTGTGGATAGCTGCTGTCGCGTTAGCTAAATCGCGTTTTCGCTTTAAGGCAGCTGGCTGTGTAACGCAAAGCCAAGCTCACGCTCTCCTCTGCTCTACAAACAAAAGTCCGCGAGCTTGTAGAGGGCCAAAAATAAAGGTGcgtttttttccaagccatttgGCAACTTTTCACGGCGTAGTGTCTGAGGCCGGCTGTCAATCactaaataaacaacaaaaacaacaacatcaacagtgtttatagttcatttttgttttgcagcaataacagcaacaacaaggAATGACAAAGTGTTTACTTATGTATGCGTGTTAATGTGAaatagaaacaacaacaacaataacaacgatACAGATACAGAGTAACAACAACGTgtgtacataaaattctccAATAAATGTCAAACAATttgttcgttgtttttttttttctttcgaaaaaaaacaagagTAACTAGGAATACTAAGTAactttgaagacaaaaaaaaaatacaaagaaaataGAGAAAAAAGTGTTCATTAAAAGAAGAAGAAGCATAGCAAATGCTTAAGATGTTTTGCTAAAGTGTTTTTTGCAaagatttcataaattttcataaattactGCCCTCTATTGGttttgtgcgtgtgtgtgtttgtgacaTCGACGACATTACAGCAGCATTCGAAAACCATCTAAGTTTAATCAGAAATCTCTATCAACATCAGCGCCGTCATCATGGCTCAACGATCTTTAAAATCTTGGCATCATAAACCCCCCAAGGCAAGGAGACATCTCCTCCTTTCTCATTGCCTGGCAATGGATTTTCACCTATTGATAGTTCTTGGTTGCTGTTTATGCCTCATCCTATGGCCCCAGGCATCTGGAGCCACATTTGACTCTACTATGCAAGATTTTGGAACCGTTACAGCAAAAGGTGAGAACATCTTCATGATGGCCGCAGCCTCTAGTATCAATAGTGGCGATGATCTTGGCAATGCTTTTCCTAGCGAAATGCTGgcagatgacgatgatgataatgaCGATGACGACGATGACAATGAAAACAACCACAACTCGAGTGAAGCCGCAGACCATGTAGACAATGGCAACAAAGCGACTAATGTTGATGGTGGCAAAATACCACTAATGGCAAATGCCAGAAAAGAACATAGATCCAAGGCGGAAGACTTAGAAATGATGCAACCAGAACGCATAATGggccaacagcagcagcagcagcaaaaaGATCTTAAGCCAAAGCAGCTTGAGAACAATCGACATCTTAGATACCAACAAATACAGCAGGCTCTTAGGGAACCCATTACCCCTTTGCCTCCCCATAGGCAAGAACATCATCAACACagccatcatcatcgtcatcaccatTCGAATGCCAGGCAAGAGGAATATAAATGGCCTTTACACCAGCGAAATCGTCACCATTCGCAGCATCAGCAATTTTCGCATCTTTCTCATAGTCATCACCATCGCCATCAGGAGCATTTGCATCATCCCCGAAGACATAATTTTACTGCCACTGCtactgcaacaacaacaactagcaCTACCTTGAGACCCCGTTATTTTGATCGTGATGGCTTATATAGCAATCCCCTAACATGGATTCCCACCACTCAAGGGCCACTTGATCCCTCCGATGAGCAGAACAAATCCccagaaatgaaaaacaaacgCCTCTCTAATCCCCACAATCATTTGTTCAATGATGAGGATATGTTGCAATTATctgaggatgatgatgatgaccgtGAGGCTGCCAACAAAAAGGAAGAGGAATTCAAACGTATTTCCTTGTCCTTGGATGCCAACAAGGATAGTGGGGCAGGCagtgaaaataaattgttggatTCACTAAACTTCAGTGAagatgatgacgacgatgatgatgacgattatTCCTATGAAGATGACAGCGCTAACAATGAGAATGTGGATTTAAATAAGAATCGCCATCCTCCAACAACAGCCCAGGGAGTCAACAGTGCCAAAATCAATGTCAAGCGTTACACAAATCCCATAAAATCCCCTTATAAGGCTACGTCCTCCTCAATGATGGCCTCAGCCAACACAAGAAAACGTCAACAATTTCCCTTGCAGACTTCATATTCTTCTGGTCCATCGCTGACATCTTCTAAAATGGATGATAGTGAGGATTACGATAGTAATGATGACAATTCCAATGATGATGATaatttctccgatgagaaatgGAATAAAATCGAACATGAACACTATCGCAAACAATTGCAACATCAGAAGGCCATGCAGGCTTTACGTTCTCGACGACCTTCTCCACCCTTGGATAATGGTTCACCACCCAACAGTATCGTCAACAAGAATAATAAGAACTCTAACAGTAAATTCTCTTCATCGGCCAAATCAGCATCAACGGCAAAACGTCCTATTTATAATGAGGTAAGTGGAAAAGAACTTTGGTAAGCTAGAATGTGAATAGATTTTGTGAGAGTTTATTGCTGGATATTCTCCGTAATCTAAATCTAAATGAGATTCagttattaaaatttatggAAGGGAAAATTCTCAGCAGTGTGTAAGGTGGCCGTGGAATACGCACATATATCCCTTAAAATATTTCTGTATGTAATACGAATAACTAGTATATcgtcagtatttttttttttggatttgaactaaatttttggaatTGGAATATGAAGAAGATAAAAAATGATTATGATCCTGAGCTGATTTTTTTGATCGTATTtccgttgagcttaacatggaatcgggcagcactcagtaataagagagaagttcaccaatgtggtatcacaatagactgaatagtctaagtgagcctgatacatcgggctgccacctaacctaacctatttccaTAAAAGGTTTTCGCAGATTTCGTGGGTATCACTTTGCTTTCGGCGAAGCAAGAGAGTTCGCATCATATGAAAACCGACACGATATTTCCATGAATTTATTCTGTCACTTGGCTTGGTGTAAATGATTGCAGAACACAGTAGATCAAAagacgaaaatcgatttttgttaaaaaaaactgCTGAAGTGGGCTATTTTTAATCTTCAAATACAACTTTGAATTTATGTTTGGAATATCATACCTATCGGGTTGGCCAAAAtcgaattttaaaacttttaagaaaaaatccgaaaagtgaaattttgactgaatgGAGAAAGAGATGAAGACCATTTATCCTGACAACTCATTAATAAGTCCAAATTCGCTAGAGAACTCGAATTTTCAACAATCAAAAAGTTacttctccaaattttgataaattccgGAAATCTATGGTTGTATAACTCGAAAAGTCTCTTTACAATTCCTGAGTCTCAACTGTCCTTTCCCTTAAGATTACATATCCTTTCAATTGCTCTTTAGCCATTTCATTGCCCCTACAGTTTGGATTTCGttggattggaccaatttttttatcgaatCCATGTTGTTTGGACAATCTACCAGTATCATTATTACGAGATAGCATCATAGTCATTCCATAGATGGTGAATTTCTTACCTATCAGTGAGTACTTGGCCCGAtgtcatgtttagctcaataacaagggacttaCTTTTTATACCATACTGCGGACGGCGGTTCGCTTTAAGTGTGAAGTTGTGaatcactcagaaatatcaccacaaCAGTTGAAAGGAGATAAACcaaagctgaaaaactttttggcatCTAAGTGTGTATCTCATCTTTGAAGAATTGCGGTCCACCAGTCCATAAACCGCATCAGAATGTATTAAATTCCGTTTATTTACGTACTCATTGAGACAAAAATGAGCCTTATCGCAGAACCCAGTTTTCTATAAGAAGCGcacgatgaaattttttttaatagattacccgttttaataataaaattcaaaaatttgcaagctttatttgtttgtaagatGATTTATGGTTAAATTATGAACCGAACTGAAGATGTTTGACAATGTAACGAAACACGAAACGTGCGTCAGCTGCTTAAACCAGTGATGCCAAATCGATAATAtctaaaaaatcaccctttaatagcaGATTGTTCCCCTGCATTTAACTTCTTTGAGTGTAAATGATTTAAAGCACAAGCAACACCTTAATGAACTAAACCGCTTGTAGTTAACTGCCTTAGCTCTGAATGGAAAATATGGAGAACCTTTGTAGGTCATTCAGCTCaaagaatatgaaataaatCACACAAAATGGAATTCGTCTTTAACGGAGTTCTTTTGAATGTTGTCCCCTTTTGTTTACACAAAACGATGAAACCTCAAAACTCCGGGAGTTGCATGTCCCGCTATAGCAATTCTATAGTTCCACTTTCTATAACCTCAATTGTCCCCTAATTCCGATGCTGTGATGATCCGCAATGACCTTATCAGTTTCTACTGtttaacaacaacagcaaaaatacaaaaagagtGTGGCATTTGTTctctttctgttttttttttttaatttaaaacagaaCACAATCGAAACAAAAACACTTGTGTTTGTTTAGTTTTCAACAGCAATTCTGCCCATCGCCCCCAATCATcacaaaaatttccaacaaaaaaCAACTTTTGCTTGGTGCGGAGCACTTGCAACATCCTCTCTTGTTCCGTTTCCAtacaatcacacacacacacacacacacacaatctaATCCCCATACATATACAAAACATTCGGTTGCCCTATTGCAACATTGAATGATTTTGCGACAGATTGTATGGCAAGGGTGCTTGATTGTTGAATGTATGGGGTCGTCGTAGGTGGTTGAGATCATTCTCAAAACGTACACATCTCCATGCACATCAGTCGTCCATCATCCATCATTCGCTAGTAAATTCTGGCTATGCATGATAGTGAGTGACATGGTTCAGGAGCTAAGCTAAAGGTTGTTGTTACTGCTTCTGGCGTATTCGTTATTGTATTGAAGCTTTTTATTGGCATTACCATTGTTCTTGAGCTCCCTAGAAAAAAACAACTCCGACAACATTGAATTCAGGTCTGGTCTCTGGTTTTCTTTATTgcccttgttttgtttttattggagaattgttttttttttaattcacttatTTTTCATGGCCTTTGTTCCTTTGGCAATGCGTGCATTTGGTTTCGTGCATTCATTTTGcggttttatagtaaatttgttTAATCATTAATTCtctctttttgttgttgttattgttgtctcATCAGTATCAACATCAAATAGCTGACAagctttttgttcttatttggctTTCTATTAAATAATTGATGAGTGGTTAATAAAGAGAGACAATTGGAGTATGTGTATGTGAGTGTTGGAGAGAGATATggtgattttttgttgttattgttattctCCTAGAAAAAAGGGGAATATCAATGCAGCTTATTGTACAACCACAAAGCATTGAGGCCATAGAGTATCTATCATTTATAATAGAAACGGaagaaaatgaataaaaaaagaaacatcGGCCAACGCATTTAAtcggaaattaattttttatcataAAGTTTATATCATATGGTATAGAAGGGAAACATATCCGGAAGTAATTTTAATTAGTTTAAGGgaacttttgttttattaaaagggGGATTTTATAACTCGAATCGCTTTGGGAAAAAATAAAGTATAAATGTActaaatgaaaatatatatgtaatatacGTAATATACGTTCGTGGTTTTAACTTACATCGGATAAGATAGTGAAAAACGCAGGATTTATTTCCTATTCATGTCCAAATATCAACATATTTGGTTACTTATTTTACAATTGGGATCCAATATTTTAttcgtgcaaaaaaaaaaaatatttaaatctaacctTTATGCCGATTAAATAAACGATCTCTCATAAGAAGGAGTTCccctaaataaaaaataaattctcaaTTTCTATCTCAGGCGATTTTAGTAAATGGAAATATGTAATTGCTTTTGTGAGGAAGGAAATCTTAGACCAAATCagttttcttttgttacagGCTAAACAAAGTTCGTTGGGGACAAGTGTGGTAATGACCGCCataaacaaagatttatttgcCCTCACCTGTCCTGTTGAATCTAGTTCaacaattttactattttttttttaaactatgaattatttgaatttattattgaACTGCAGTATCTACTATATAAATGAATTATTGAATCGTAATGAAATAACTTTAAATTCAGCCAAAACGGCAACCCTATTTTTTATCCGTACTATAACAATAGTTTTGctcaaatgaattaaaatagttGTCCTTTTCATTACTGAATTGTTTAACTAACATTGCTTTATTAGACTATTGTTAAAATTCTCAACTTCACTTGTACATCTTCATCGAAGACGGTAAGAAGCACCATTGAGAGCCACAACAATAAACCTGTATACtgaatcttgaaattttttctgtttctttatttttttggtcAATGGTCTTGGTTTCTGCATTAACAACTCTGGGAGTTTACCATTATTAACTACAGTCCATTTTAGAAATTACTCCAACGTTTTTTCATGTCCTATATTCAGTTCAGGATATCTTTCTCTTTAcgttccttaaggattttcccGAATGACCTTCTATTCCGTTCGAATAACGAGGCGTTTGTTTCGCTTGAAATATAGTTAAAAAAGTGGTGTGCTTAAGAATGAGTCATCGAGAACAAAGTCCAAAGCGTGATTAAATTCAACACCATGATAAGAGATGTGCGATAATATAACTTCCGAATTTAGTTAGTACAGACACAACCCATTTTTTTTGGCAGAGCTCTGTTAATTAATTAACATAACTTCATAAAGGTGCTAACAGAGCAATGTAATGACTGCTTATCTtttatatgtttacaaaaattaaagaataattaaatattttttaaaattaaaacatatgCTCATAAATTTCATGTGGTATATAGGTCATGGTGGAAAAGATGGTATATATTTACTCTctagaattttataaagaaatttatgtttctctaaaactcaccgACGGATTTAAAATATCGATAGAACTCTTCAAGccctttcatatggtgtatgggtcatagtgggacaattgtccatgtGGCCACAATGGCCATTGGAGTCCCATCCTCTCAAAAAAGTGTAactaaattttctgcaaatttttgaGTCATAGTATATAGGAATGTAGCTGTGATTGACAATGCCACAAGTGGATGGTTTAATTTTAGATCAAGTAAATTGGTCCCGAagagtatttaatatttttcctggTGATCAAAAAATGAATCTATCATTGGTTAGAACAGAACATACCTCTATTAACTCTTTACAGTGCTCTGTTAGCGCCTTTATGAAGTTCTGTTAACTAATTAACAGAGCTCTGCTACAAAATGGTTTGTGTCTGTGCTAACTAAATacggaatttatcttcacgcacatgatAAGAGAATCGTCTGGATAATTTAACTTGTgaacttctttaaaaatatatcctaATTGAATTTGTGAgaataattgaaatcacaataatagttagaaaaaatgtaaactacattatgggaaaaatgaacctTCTCGTGCGAGAATTGAactaaattccaaattttgaaattcactaaattaacgaaaattttccgacattttgggatttttaattaacatttacGAAATCTctctcaaaaagaaaaaaatgtactaAAAATAGAGAAAAGATCTTGggcgccagatcattcccattttaatcACGCTGTACTTCATTCTCACTGTTTTTGAGAagggtatgaaaaacttcttgtgttttagttagaattggactaatttgtatgtcattgaaattttactgccatttagttcatacaatttttgagacatacttggaacaaagaaaaaatcgttgggctggggaaatttcttacaaaatgtttaaaataaacaaaaacaaaatacattttttgcattttcgcatcatttttacaacagaaTTTTTGTGACCAAAATTGATAGCATGATTAAGGTCATGAGGGTGATGAAAATCATGGgagcaagtttttcattttttttgtcccGTAAATACGTCGTAGGGTTGAACTTTATTTCCAGGTGCTTCAGAATTCTAGACGATATTGCAGTTTATCACAACTACCTAAGTCTGGGATACATTGGTTCAGTGTTTTAACCACACCCCTATGATTAGAATCATGGAGAGATGGTTCACTGTGCAAAATGTAGAGACACCAGctctcacacagaaaaaaatttcacgaaaaattttccaattaaagtattgagtgtgaaaaaatttcaattaaaaatttaattgattcaacaaattctttaattgaaataaaattcaataacaaaaattaatagattttttatttgaatcaattatttttttattggctttcaattaattttttaattgatgctatcatttctgtgattgaaaacatttcaattaaaaattaattggatcaattaattttgtgattgaagacaaaaaatattttattgtgtgttaCCAATGCAGTTATTGTCAATACCTTAATGCCACCGTTCATGGGGGTCAACAtgttttatcatttatttttatttcagaaGCTATACGTAGCGGATTTGAATATATTTGCTTGAAAAACATGTATTCCATGCAACTGAAAATGtccttaaattttaggattttttaaacGGACcttcaaattgaaaatcattAAAACGATAGGTGACTTTTTCGATgactatattttatatgaattttcctACTGATCGATCACTAATTGCTTTACTTCTCCGTCTTCCAAGTTTTGTGTAATTCCATTCTTGGCGGTGCTTAGAAATTTTCATACATGAATAAACACTCATTTTATTACAGATGACTTCTGAATTGCATAATGTCCAATTAATTTATCTTTATTAACTTCTGCGAATAAAACGTAATAAAAGGTTacaattgttataattttatagacAGACCATTTTACATTACTTCAAAAAATACTATGCTTGGGTAATAGAATTGATCACCCATAAAACATCTGCAAAGTGTGTTACATTCTGTATTCCATGAAATTCATATATTTCGCCATGTCTCCAATGATTAATGTGGAGCATTCAGGGGGAAAACAATTGGCTTTACTCTGTTAATCGTTACATAATTATTTAGTCGCTGCTAATGACTTTGAAAATATTGTTGTCATTTCCATAAGTTATGATGTAAAATTCGATTACACTCCacacaatagaaacaaaaatccaGCACATTAAAGATGCTCCCCAATTaataatgaacatttcttaacaaaaaaaaaaaaaaaaacaatatgaccTTCGAACTTCCCGACTTGTAAAGACGACAAAACCATCAAAGCAATAAACCAGCAAGCCACTTCATCATGACACGCGCCGCCCTGGCAGAGGGTGGGAGGCATTTAGTGAAGGTTCATTAGGCAAATGTTCAAAACGTCGATGACACGCAACACTAACGACTCCATGTCAGCAACAATGTCGATGATGGTGGCAACAGCTAGAAAACTCATTTTGTTTTGAGGTCAATCTTTGGTCTGGGTAAGAAACTAATTTGAGGAAATTGTTTGGTCACATACATCCAGCCAAACCCTTTTGTGTTCAAGGTGTTACAGGGCTTACAGTTGTATACTGGGGGAGTTGTTGGATAAATGGCTAACATTTTTATTAGCTATTCAAGAATTTTATGCCACAAGGGGGAGGAGGGGCCACCTTAAAGGCGTGATCCAGAATACCAGCACAAATCCAATCAACAAATGTTGTGAATaaatgcattagaaaatattagaGATGATTAAATTAccgtgcaacaacaacaacaatggaaaACAAAAATGACCATAAAACAAGAACAagagaatttcaaacaaatgccgaaaattatgtaaataaatattttcaaagggAACTTTGTGAtatacgggagccaccgtggtgcaatggttagcatgcccgccttgcatacacaagatcgtgggttcgatttctgcttcgaccgaacaccaaaaagtttttcagcggtggattatccacctcagtaatgctggtgacatttctgaggttttcaaaacttctctaagtgttttcactgcaatgtggaacgccgttcggactcggctataaaaaagaggtcccttgttattgagcttaacatggaatcg encodes:
- the LOC142227362 gene encoding uncharacterized protein LOC142227362 → MAQRSLKSWHHKPPKARRHLLLSHCLAMDFHLLIVLGCCLCLILWPQASGATFDSTMQDFGTVTAKGENIFMMAAASSINSGDDLGNAFPSEMLADDDDDNDDDDDDNENNHNSSEAADHVDNGNKATNVDGGKIPLMANARKEHRSKAEDLEMMQPERIMGQQQQQQQKDLKPKQLENNRHLRYQQIQQALREPITPLPPHRQEHHQHSHHHRHHHSNARQEEYKWPLHQRNRHHSQHQQFSHLSHSHHHRHQEHLHHPRRHNFTATATATTTTSTTLRPRYFDRDGLYSNPLTWIPTTQGPLDPSDEQNKSPEMKNKRLSNPHNHLFNDEDMLQLSEDDDDDREAANKKEEEFKRISLSLDANKDSGAGSENKLLDSLNFSEDDDDDDDDDYSYEDDSANNENVDLNKNRHPPTTAQGVNSAKINVKRYTNPIKSPYKATSSSMMASANTRKRQQFPLQTSYSSGPSLTSSKMDDSEDYDSNDDNSNDDDNFSDEKWNKIEHEHYRKQLQHQKAMQALRSRRPSPPLDNGSPPNSIVNKNNKNSNSKFSSSAKSASTAKRPIYNEDDTDNIYSRYYVPGSVTRKKEEELGTQSAVVESRRQYALQQRRNKAFASAHHNRIVKEGTCRLPQPRVERIRRDSWKIYTPHCTILHRCADDTGCCPTERQTCAPKRTKNVDLYFFVITLNETQGSIERLTFVNHTECHCVDRTKQRSISFDGDDSTTSEMSTNHIPYLRRATILNCNCPNLYEKILQEDGFCRCDCSSGNMGCDWLKRGMEHFSMNDRKCITEGRCKLPTCEYGAYMKKLGRCPRREERQVDTVDW